GGATCATTGAAAAGGTggaagcaggaaggacagaacATGCCACATGTGGCAAACAGATATCACAGAATCTCTCTCACACGGGGGGAAAAAGGGGGGCATGTGAGGGGCAGAGACACTGAACACATAAGCATTTAGTAACCGAAGATCTATAAAACATACAACAATCCACAACTCGAGTGTGTCGCACACAGAAGCGTGTCGGGCCGAACCGAAGTGAACTAAAGGATGCGATTGTGAAATACGACAAACAGGGCAGGAGTCAGTGAACAGATTGTAACATTTCATGCTCTGCAATAATTATTTTACGAGACAAGCAATAAACATCGTtgtcatcaccatcatcatcatcatcatcattcacgCCCAGTTAATTCGCATACACAGTAGGCAGACaatactgaacacacacacacacacacacacacacacacacacacacacacacacacacacacacacacacacacacacacacacacacacacacacacacacacacacacaaacaaacatgagtAAGTGCACCAGCATACAAACACATCCCTTACAAACGCACCTCCCACTGCACCATGGGATGTAACTTATAGTATACGTGGTGGATAACTTGTCCCCTGATACCCGAgagtaaaaaaagcaaaaaacagagAAGGCAAACAGAACGCAACACAAGCAGAACGAGTGATACAAACCACTGACATTATAAGGACACTTGAAgaaagattgttttgtttggatTAACTAAATGCAGTTGCTATGTACCGCCGTGTTTGCTGGTTATAGCTTGTCAAAGCatagaaaataataactttCTGTTGTatatggcaaaaaataaattattcaaactGCTTGCAGCAGTTATAAAAAGGCCACtgaatgctttgtgtgtgtgtgtgcgtaagaGAAATATGCAAACTCAACAGCACAGCTAGGAACTAGCCATAAAGTCCTTAGCCTTGAACCATCATGCATTGACCACATACAAGACTGATACACAGCCTCAATCATGCCTTTAGAAAGATTTCACTGTATGCATACAGTACAGCATCACAGGTTACAGTGCAGCTTCCTCTTGGTAAGTCGAGCCCCCGCTAACAGGCTAAAGCTGACCACCAGGCTTGTGATAAAAAGCAAACGAAAATACAAAACGCGCCTCAATCCAACATTTTGGATTTCAAAAGGCAGAGGCTGTCAAATAATGGCAGTAAATCATCAAGGAGTGTAGTACGTGCTTCAGTTTTCTGGCTGCAGCTATGCCAAATACATAAATAGCAGAAATATTCCTTTTGGATCTTTTCCTGACAACAGTAGAATGTCAAAGTGCCGTCTTGCAGAGCAAGAAAGGCTTTATTATGGGACTTAAGTCAGTGGCCTGTTTTACTGAGTTTGACTGAATAAGGTCCAAACTTAAAATGACACCCTGTACAGTTAGTCTGTACATTAACACTTTATATAACATTACCCTGAAGTCAAAATTCGCTTTATAAGTTACCGTGACGTTAACTGATTCGATGTCAAATTAGTGAAGTTTGAAAGTACCCTGCGAGTGATCGTAGTTTTTACACGAAAGGACACTTTGAAGTCTCTCTTGTTAAAGCATCAAACCCAGCACTGTCCCGCCAACATCCCGTCTACAGAGAAcccaaatgaataataaaataaagtttcaaCCTCAAAAAGGGACAGCTGTAAGGTTTCTTAGTGCgcttaaacatttgttttgcagatcAGTAGACAAAATTTGAAGTCGTGTAAAGACATAATTGTCGGAACTCCCtcactcagtttttttttctcccccaaacTCTTCCGTCTCTATGAAGCTTTGGCTTTTCTTGCCCGTGGTGATGTTTTATCCTCCGACTTCACAACCCCATTGGCAGCACCTCCTGACAAAGacagattattaaaaacatcCCTGATGAGAGCAATTTAAGGtgtaaaagttattatttagAAAATCGTAGACGCGACATGTACTGAAGCACAGGATCGCATTATGTCTGTTTGATTGACCAGATGCCGAAGTTCTTGAACACTCACCCCTCGTAAGCTCCCTTTTGTGAGGCTTGCTCTTCGGGCTGACCGCCTTCTTCTTGGAGGCCTGGTTCTGGCTGTGCTCCCTCCACTTTTTCAACTGGAAGTTAATGAATTTCCACATCATCCAAGCCTGTGTCAGGCAGATAGCTGCCAGACAAGTCATCCTGAGGGGTGGGgaagacacatttaaagaaCCACGAAAGTTAAAGTGATTTAACTTcagaagaggaaaacaaaacttagctgtttttaagttaaatgtttgttgttgagACTTTAGGGCTCTTCCTGGTTATTGACATGTGGACTTGCCTTATGGTGAGCACGTTGAAGTTGCCTTCTGCGAGAGAAAAGCCCTGGTTTTCTGTACGGGGCAGTCCGAAGCCAAACGTCAGAACTGAGAGTGTGAGGGTGAGGAGGCGTGCGATGACAAACAGAAGCGCCCACAGAGTAAAACtgtaagggggaaaaaaaagagacatcgGCTCAGTAGGAGTGAAACCGAATATGGATGGAGCCGGATACAACTGCCAGTCTCACATTTAAATCGTCGCAGTGACGGGAAAACGACGTAATGAAATTTAGGATCATTTGTTATTCATAAAATAGAACATGGGTATTTCAACTTCTAAGAATAGGCTTACATGTATTAATCAGAGCATTCACATAAGAACGTAGCACTATCAGAGCACtggatatatttttaatttatgatAGATACTCTGAAATCAGCTGTTTGTGGCACTATAACAGTTGATTGTGGTTTGCGTGTGTCTGTCCAGTTGACTTTCCCTTCGCTTCCTTGCGGGAAAACGGAATAAGGACTCTAAGTTGAATTTACAACCACGAAAAGCAAGCAGGACTGAAACTGTGTCTCTGTCGAACAGTCTACGCTccgtcagcacacacacacacacacacacacacacacactacattaaTCTGAAACAGCTAAGCGATGGTTGTAATgcaaataatgttgtttttagtatttttctATAGATACATAAAGCTTAAACAGAGGTGAATGaatttgtaagaaaaaaagacacgATTCTACAATCAGTCGACTACAGGCAATACTTGACCAATCAGATTCAACTATGTAAATTCTATGTAAAGTCCGGGATAGgtcagaaaaaaatgacaacttgTTTGTTAGATGACTGAAAGCAATACCCTTTCTGCTTGTTCTCATCACTGAAGTAGAAGAGGCGTGAAGCGTGGAACAGCAGCTCCACCAGGTAGTGAggcaccagcagcaccaggcCCAGTCGGTGGAGGCTGAGCAGACGGGACGCAGAGAGACAACTAAGAGTTAACTGGGGACAACTCGGTATAGAGGAGACAAGAGTGAACTCTATCAGCTACACATGCTCTTCTCATAGAACACGGCTGATAAAAACACAGGagataaaaacactttcatatCAGCTCCcaacatttcattacatttcctTTAGATCAATAGTCCTAAAGGAAAGGAGATTAGCAAACGGAAGAGACTCAATTTCAGATGAGACGAGATGAATtctatcttaaaataaaaaaaaaactggtctGGCTCACAGGTTCAAATACAGTATCACACCTCTTGGTTTTAATGCTCCAAGTAGAGGAAAAGTCAGCTGGCCTGGTTCTGAGATTTTAAATTAATCTTTATCGGATTGTGTGAGGACAATAATGGAAAGTCAAATGCTGAGTCTGTACTCCATCACTTAAAGAAAAATCACTCCATAAACGTATATATACAGTGTAGTATCTTAGTGTCATGTATGATGTCTGGGTTATTAGTCACATAACAATGtactccttttttaaaatcaactttCCTGAGATATGTAAAAGAAACACTGTCTCGTCCATTTGATCTGGCACTTTGGTTTCAAACATTCTCCGTCATTCTCAGGGTTGAATAAGatgtttatgaaatatataCCTAGAATATGCTTCTTTATTGCATCCACAGAGGATttgctcagaaaaaaagaatgatttcGCTCACTTTAAGACATAGGCACCAGTGATGTGGACAACGTAAAGGCAAATGTAATAGAGCTGACGGGGGATGTCCTCCTGtggaaatgaaacaaaggaAGAGAGTTTGTGTtagtaacagcagcagcatcagttaCCACAAAAAGAAGTTTGCTGGAGAAATCTCTGGATGACAAATGATTGCTTCATGTCGTCTCTTAGTATTTTTAAAGGTTTGCACATGAAGTATTGACTTATTCTTTagatttctgtcattttattgaCAGTATAGTGAATCGTTCTTGAGGAGCaatgaatttaataaaataatgtaaccctcaaaacacatttttgtgtgtgtgtgtgtgtgtgtgtgtgtgtgtgtgtgtaaatatatatatacacacacacaaatcaaatcaaagtgCTTTTTCAATAGAAAAAGAATGAGGACGCACTTTTTAAAAGTAACAAATGATCACGACtcaattcacaaaaaaaacccaatatcaTCTATAAATCAAGAGAAGAGcaaatatacatattacattCTACGTGACCCTTACCTTCCGTACTTTTTGAAAGTACAGCTCAGGTAGAGCATGGAGCCAATAGGCAATTTGGCAAATGTAGAAGAACTTGACCTGAAAACTAGACAGAGGACAGATTGTGCAGCAGAGGTGAGAGAGAGTCTGGCTGTTATTTCAGCTTGAACAGAAGTTGTAACacattaatatacaatatataatgtTGTGCACGGTTCTGTTACCtctatttaaaatacattaacatgCACAACAAGTCAAAGCAGTGAGAAAATGGGAAGGAAACCTAAAACATGATCTATTAATGAAATATGACTTTTAGCTTTGACTGTGATTTTAAAATTTGACAGAAGATAATAGGATAAATCCCAACAAATCCaaacaagtgaaaaaaatagctttatataaaaaaaaaaattaaaagggcTGAAACTCAACATACATCCCTACattaaaattgtaattaaatgtttatgattTGTAAAATACGAGTGTTCTGGAGTGCATTAGTCTCTACTTACAccatgtgagtgtgtgggtaACCCTCCCAGAGGAAAGTAGGATTTGTTGCAAAGTCCTCCTGtcagagaaaaaagagacacagcatAAGATGAAGCCTAATGCAGGCTGGGACAGAGTGTCTCTGTGACCCCTGACCCCCGTACCGCCGTCAGGATGCTGCAGCCCCAGATGAAGGAGAACAGGTAGAACGCCGCCAGCTGTCCAGACTCGTTGAACTTGCTGTGTTTGGTTTTCGACAGGTGCAACCTCCTGTTCATTTTctgaaattaaagaaaatataacacaaGAGTGGGGATATTAagatcctttttcttttttacacattttcctTCTTGCACAAATGTTATTTCTGTCCCTTGACGTTAAAGGATATGTTCACATCTTCTCAAATGTGTCTAAAACGTGGCAAAACACTAAGGcctaaaattaaatatatttttcacattttgtgcCCCGTCTCTTGAAATGTATGCACATTTAGGAAGGGATCTCTTAAAGGACCAGTGCGTATGATTAACTAGCAAATAGCAGTGAGTTTGCAGATAGCAACCAACTTAATATCGCCTTCTCTgacccctccctttccaagtgtggcggagaactacggtggccctCAGGTCGCTCTTGATTTTTTACGAAACACGGTGGTTTAACATGGCTGATTCCGGGAAGAGGACCCGCTATCTATATAGATAGGAAGAGCTCAttctaacaaaaacacaatgattcttagtttcagatgATTATACATTCATGAAAAAACCCAAATCTGCCAATATATCCTCCTAAATTCTACACACTAGTCCTTTAACGGACAGTATAAACAAGAGGAATAGTAGAGCAGGTAAAACCTGTTTCATTGCTCACACTATTGTTTTAAGACTGACATGAAAAAGTGGGATCGTTTCCTGTAAGAGAGAAAAATCCttcaaaaaaagattaacaatCCTTGTTGAATGTGGCCCATgaaagggtttttatttttggaaatacaaatatataaaaatactttttccattAATGATATCCCACCGATAGCCGACTTCAAACACAAAAGATGTCAGGAGAAAACATTCACACCTTTTCAGTTATGATGCGTTAGAGCACATGCAGTTGGATGGGTTGGACCTGATTATCCACAAACACAGTGACGGACCAGAACAGAGAAAACGAACCAGGCGTTATTTGAtgcttttgaaatgaaatactAGACGTTTACATCTGACAATGTGCAAGCTGACAAAATGGAGGCGGAGAGAGCCTCATGCTGTGtttaaacacaaaagtaaaaaaagatcaaaataacGTGCCGCTGTgctcaaacaacaaacagtgtGAGCCGATATGATGAGATTGGATACTTTATTACTCACGTCGAGAATATATTCTTGTATCAAGGCATGAAGGATGACCGCAATAAGAAGGTAGAAAAACACAGTGGCCACATCTTTAGGGCCGTACTGGTAAAGGTTCACCGGATCACTTTTCTCATCTGCAacgaaagagaaacacaaagttTAAACAAAGTGCTGAGCATTTATTTAGGAAAACCAGATGCAGATAAATGCAGTTAATGCGAGTTATCTTATTAAATAATAACTGAACCTTTAAACTTCCACTCACCGAGAACTTGTGTTACGTTGTACTGGACTGTGATGAACATGATGGCAAACTTGGCTGTGACCTggaacacaaagacagaaacatatCCTTATCCTGGACGTATAATAAAGCACTGTAATAAACATGTATAATGCTCTTGGATTGTCCAATGATAGTGGAACCTTCTCTCAGGTCCTGATACCTTTCTTGACAGGAGCACATAATCATCATTTCATGCACATAGGTATTTAATTAGTGAGGGCTTCTGTGTTACTGCAAGATCCTGAGTCCCACAACTGGGGTCTGGGGACCTCCAGGGGGCCGCCTGCAGGGGCTCCCAGGGGTTTCTTtagcaaaaaaacatgtatacaTTTTCAGTACTACAATTCCTCTCATTGTGACCCAGTGAGTGTGTGCAATGATCCTCACTTATagctcatctttttttattgagcaAAACCTGATACATGTTCACTATATATTGAGTCttgttgctgtgttttggaTTCAAAGTCAGCTGATCTGGACCATCCAAAGGTCTGCTGATCAAATGTGCAGCATGACTATCTTATGCCCAAATATCCACATACATGTATTGATTTCCTTATGGAGGCAATGGAAGCAGCCGACTGGTAAAATGACCCGTGCCAGTGGGCCTCCTCGCCATCTTCTTTGGCGATCAGTGAGACACAtgagaaggaggggggggggggacacacacacacacacacacacacacacacacacacacacacacacacacacacacacacacacacacacacacagtacctcGAACATCAGGCCGAGGAGGATGATCATGGCCAAACACGACACCATGTCTGCGTGGTTCTGGATCACGAATTCGTGGCTCAGCACCGGGGGGCTCTTGTTCTTCTTGCGGAACCCCATGGCTCACCTACGAGGCACTGGGCTGCCCGTCACTGGAGACCTGCTGCTGGGTTTGGACCCCGTCGGCACTGCGCGTAATCACCAGATCACCGGACCTTTACGCACGGAGTCTCCGGTGCTCCTGTGTGTTTTCAACAACAGGCATGAAGATGCATCGCACCCAGAAAACAACCCAAACACTACAGCACAACACccactttcctctctctctcctcctctctgcctggTGATGTCAGAGGACGGGCCCTCCCATCTCCACGGCTCCATTCATGAACCGCCCAGTGCCATTGACGTAGGAGGAGAACCCGGCCCGTGGTGCGTTCAGTGGCTGCACGTAAGCGTCCGCGTTTCCTAAAATGCTTACAGAAGACTTGGATGTAACTAGAGCAGCTTTAGTGATGCATAGTTGTGTGCAGATCTGTAATATTTCAGCACGATTTCATCTGAATTCACAGGTCTGTTTGGAAATCCCATTAGTTTTGCAATCCAGTGcgcacatttttttgttgttttgttgtatagtatgtgtatttattgtctgtgtagttgtatagtatgtgtatttattgtctgtgtagttgtatagtatgtgtatttattgtctgtgtagttgtatagtatgtgtatttattgtctgtgtctgtgtagttgtatagtatgtgtatttattgtctgtgtagtttatagtagtatgtgtatttagtatgtgtatttattgtctgtgtagttgtatagtatgtgtatttctgtctgtgtagttgtatagtatgtgtatttattgtctgtgtagttgtatagtatgtgtatttattgtctgtgtagttgtatagtatgtgtatttattgtctgtgtctgtgtagtatgtgtatttattgtctgtgtagttgtatagtatgtgtatttattgtctgtgtagttgtatagtatgtgtatttattgtctgtgtagttgtgtagtgtgtatattttgtctgtgtagttgtatagtatgtgtatttattgtctgtgtagttgtatagtatgtgtatttattgtctgtgtagttgtatagtatgtgtatttattgtctgtgtagttgtatagtatgtgtatttattgtctgtatgttgtatttatgtgtatttgtgtctgtgtagttgtatagtatgtgtatttattgtctgtgtagttgtatagtatagtatgtgtatttattgtctgtttagttgtatagtatgtgtatttattgtctgtgtagttgtgtagttgtatttagtagttgtatgtgtatttattgttgtagttgtatagtatgtgtatttattgtctgtgtagttgtatagtatgtgtatttattgtctgtgtagttgtatagtatgtgtatttattgtctgtgtagttgtatagtatgtgtatttattgtctgtgtagttgtatagtatgtgtatttattgtctgtctgtgtagttgtatatttattgtctgtgtctgtgtagttgtatagtatgtgtatttattgtctgtgtagttgtatagtatgtgtatttattgtctgtgtagttgtagttgtatttagtgtagttgtatagtatgtgtatttattgtctgtgtagttgtatagtatgtgtatttattgtctgtgtagttgtatagtatgtgtatttattgtctgtgtagttgtatagtatgtgtatttattgtctgtgtctgttgtatagtatgtgtatttattgtctgtgtagttgtatagtatgtgtatttattgtctgtgtagttgtatagtatgtgtatttattgtctgtatttattgtctgtgtagttgtatagtatgtgtatttattgtctgtgtctgtgtagttgtatagtatgtgtatttattgtctgtgtctgtgtagttgagcttaTATAATAATAGGAGCAACAATTTAGTCAGTTTatatagtttttgttgttttggaacgttttttacttatttattattctttactgtgtgattatttattaaGTATACCTgttttgatcatgttttttttttacttatgtctcttgtttgcactatccactctgctgctgtaatcctgcaaatgtccccgctgtgggactaataaaggattctcttattttattttattgtattgtacatGATCTACAGAATATAACTGGGACCCCCAGGATTATGGTAATTTGATtacttgaaaatgtatttagaaaaatacaccACTCAATGGATGAATAAAACAGTGCTTCATAAAATGAAAGCCTTTAGGAAGAACAATCAGGTCTAACTAACAGGTTTACGGCCTATGCAACATAGCAGGAATTAAATGAAGTGTCTCTAATCACCTCTACTTTGCTTTAAGTTGTTAACAATTAAGAACATAAACTACTTTTGCTCCACAGATCTCTTGTctgtatcaaaataaaataaaattgtgtattcttttttattgGATGTAAAGGTTTTTGTTTATCACTAAATACGCTCCCAAAGTCAAATGACAAATTGATCTTGAAAGTCAGTTAGgatatttaacttaattaagCGATAGTTTGTGCAACGGAAtaatatatttcactttttataatTGCTAACTTCCATTGTCAAACCGAGAGTTTTAAATCAacctgttcatttatttatttgttacatgtatgATAGTTCTTACATGTAACAATAACTCAAACAGATTCACCTCTTGAGCCTCTTCTTTTGTATGTGTCCCAGTGATTTTCTCAAAGGACTCACTGAGAtctaacattacatttaatgcAAACTGTTTGCAAAATACAAAAGCCCAGCTATTAATAAAGCTGCTGTGACTGTTATGACTATCACAAAACTGTGTCCTGTGCAGTCCTTTGTAAATATTGATTCCAGTCTTTGTGGTGGTATTTGTATAGTGTTGTATGTGGAATTTTAAATGGCATTGGTATGGTATACAATATCTACTGCTGTGCTAATGTGGTGTGATTacaatttaaagtatttttaggttgtgtatttccattttttttgcacCTTAACACTCTtctattgtactttttactccgcTACATTCATCTCACATATAAGTAACaagttacttttaaaataaaagatttataaTCAACAATAATGAGTGCTATATATTGAACCAcccaaaaataaacacattagtaaCATTTAGCTGCTAACCCAATAATGCATCAATAGGATTAATGAtccaataatgtaatatattataagAGTGAAAGGGTGCAGTGTGCATAACAAGTCATTTTACTTCTGTTAAGTTAAATACacttttgctgataatacttttgcTTTAGCATGCAGGAAAGGAagagctggggatcgaaccaccaacTCACATTTAAGCAAATAGTCTTTCACCACCCGGGGGATTTTGGGTAATTTGTTCTCCACCTGTCCGTCGCTTAActttttatttggaataaaacaAGAAGACCAGAAGCTGCGATTTTTGTGTGCTCGACAGGGCTCCAGTTAATGAAGAAAACCAAGCAAATAACCAGGTAATAAGTTCAATGGTGCTGACTTTAATAAGGCTCCTCTTACTTTAAAGTGATTTATGGGAcatttagaggaaaaaaacagcgtTCAGGTAATTAAGTTTTACATGGTGTTCAATCTACACGACCctgttatttctttaaatgtaaccCAATGTTGTAGTTAACATCATATTATCTAATGTATCTAATGTATCTAATGTTACTTTGAGACacattcataaaataataataaatacataaaacactTTCTGTTCTTTGCCGCTAGAGGTCAGTATGACACAGAATCAGGACAGCAAGACCTAACCCTCCTTATGTCACACTAGTGCAATTTACCGTCAAATTCAACAATCATTTTACATCATAAAACCATGATTGTGAATAAAGATGGTTAACATGACGAGGGATTACCATCGCCCGgctagctcagtcggtagagcatgagactcttaatctcagggtcGTGGGTTCGAGCCCCACGTTGGGCGCTAACATTTTTCCCTGTTGATATTCCCTCTATTGCTTTGCTCAATAATACTTCTCCTAAAACCatagtttatgttttatttgaaccCATTATATTTAAGATGCTTTCCAATATCTTGAAGCCTCGTCTTACATCTCTGGAGACAGTGAACGCCTGTCAGTGTTTCATCTAGTTACCACAAACAACTGCAGATTATGTGAAGTTGAAGATGATCTAACACTGTAATAGCTGGTATAAAGTGTTATAATGTCTATTAACCTCTATGGCAATTTAAGAGGCAACAGTTTGTGTTGGTTTTTGCAATGGATtgcattaaaataacattttctttctaatatTTGGACGCCCCATTTAAGGCTGGGCGATATGGAGAGAATCgaaaatcacaatatttttacTAAATACCTTGGTAACAGTAATACGGCTATATTTCAGGGTAGACTATTGGTgctttcataaaatatttacacaataagATTTTTGATAATACTAATCTGTAAAGACAAAGTGtgtaaaggcaaataatagtAAAACTAGAACAGTCTTCTATGTCCATAAAAGTACATCACTTTTACTGAAATGCAGTCTTTAAAACTAGGAAAAGACActagtatataatataatatatatatatataatattgatatattcCCAAGCCCGAACCCCAtctacatttaaagaaaagtaaacacTTTTCAATACAACAGTATCATTTACAGCCATACAAATGACCAAAGAGTAGAGTCAACAACTAATTCAGTCCAAATAGGAGCATTATAAGAAAAACACCGAAGATTGTTTTAATGGAAGGGTTATTATACAGgattttacaatatataatatacattatgtttTCGATTTCAGACGTTTAAGAGGAAATCCCTCctaaaactttataaaaacCTCTTCCTGTgttcaaattcaaatgtatgTATTCCTTCTCATGGAGGAGGATAAGACGGGGAGATTCACATTTAttctaattgtttttattgtatatacTACATTTTTCTAAACATGGGCTTCATTTATATGTGTCTACGGTTAA
The sequence above is a segment of the Anoplopoma fimbria isolate UVic2021 breed Golden Eagle Sablefish chromosome 12, Afim_UVic_2022, whole genome shotgun sequence genome. Coding sequences within it:
- the zgc:113278 gene encoding translocating chain-associated membrane protein 1-like 1-like → MGFRKKNKSPPVLSHEFVIQNHADMVSCLAMIILLGLMFEVTAKFAIMFITVQYNVTQVLDEKSDPVNLYQYGPKDVATVFFYLLIAVILHALIQEYILDKMNRRLHLSKTKHSKFNESGQLAAFYLFSFIWGCSILTAEDFATNPTFLWEGYPHTHMVFQVKFFYICQIAYWLHALPELYFQKVRKEDIPRQLYYICLYVVHITGAYVLNLHRLGLVLLVPHYLVELLFHASRLFYFSDENKQKGFTLWALLFVIARLLTLTLSVLTFGFGLPRTENQGFSLAEGNFNVLTIRMTCLAAICLTQAWMMWKFINFQLKKWREHSQNQASKKKAVSPKSKPHKRELTRGGAANGVVKSEDKTSPRARKAKAS